In Rhodobacteraceae bacterium LMO-JJ12, a single window of DNA contains:
- the argF gene encoding ornithine carbamoyltransferase, whose amino-acid sequence MNHFLDIHKTDPSDLKGMIAQARSMKDARAGRSKGAPDDEQPLKDKMVALIFEKPSTRTRVSFDVGVRQMGGQTMVLSGQDMQLGHGETIADTARVLSRYVDMIMIRTFDETVLLELAEYADVPVINGLTDRTHPCQIMADVMTYEEHRGSIRGKKVVWCGDGNNVCASFLHAAGQFGFDLTFAGPMQLEPEPEFIGFAREKGSKVIIERDAVKAVEGADLVAADTWVSMHDSQSNKERRHNMLRPYQVNDALMAHAKPDALFMHCLPAHRDEEVTSAVMDGPHSVVFDEAENRLHAQKAVMRWCLGV is encoded by the coding sequence ATGAACCATTTTCTCGACATTCACAAAACCGACCCCAGCGACCTCAAAGGCATGATTGCCCAGGCGCGCAGCATGAAAGATGCGCGGGCGGGCCGCTCCAAGGGCGCGCCCGACGACGAGCAGCCGCTCAAGGACAAGATGGTGGCGCTGATCTTTGAAAAACCCTCGACCCGCACGCGTGTGTCTTTTGATGTCGGCGTGCGCCAGATGGGAGGGCAGACCATGGTGCTGTCGGGACAGGACATGCAACTCGGCCATGGCGAGACAATCGCCGACACCGCCCGCGTTCTGAGCCGTTATGTCGATATGATCATGATCCGCACCTTCGATGAAACCGTGCTGCTGGAACTGGCCGAATACGCCGATGTGCCGGTGATCAACGGGCTGACCGATCGCACCCACCCCTGTCAGATCATGGCCGATGTGATGACCTATGAGGAACATCGCGGGTCGATCAGGGGCAAGAAGGTGGTGTGGTGTGGTGACGGCAACAATGTCTGCGCCTCGTTCCTGCATGCCGCCGGACAATTCGGCTTCGATCTGACCTTTGCCGGGCCGATGCAGTTGGAGCCGGAACCCGAATTCATCGGCTTTGCCCGCGAAAAGGGATCGAAAGTGATCATCGAGCGCGATGCCGTCAAAGCGGTCGAGGGGGCCGATCTGGTGGCGGCAGATACCTGGGTCAGTATGCACGACAGCCAATCCAACAAGGAGCGCCGCCACAATATGCTGCGCCCCTATCAGGTGAATGATGCGCTGATGGCGCATGCCAAGCCGGACGCGCTGTTCATGCATTGCCTGCCCGCGCATCGCGACGAGGAAGTGACCAGCGCCGTGATGGACGGGCCGCATTCGGTGGTGTTTGATGAGGCGGAAAACCGGCTGCATGCGCAAAAGGCGGTGATGCGCTGGTGCCTCGGTGTGTGA
- a CDS encoding 2-dehydropantoate 2-reductase, with amino-acid sequence MGCAMDEPVIVVAGAGAVGCFVGGLLAAAGRDVRLLARARMVEEIGAHGLRLTDFAGMEAVAAPEASAQPEILANADIVLVCVKGGATQEMGRLVARHAPERSVIVSLQNGVGNADVLRQTLPGRDVRAGVVGFNVVAQGEGRFHRSTSGEIMIEAGPGDLAGLLEVPGLEVDEHSGIEALQWGKLVLNLTNAVNALAGLSLRDMLLDRGWRRVMAAQMREALAVLKTAGIEVRVPAAAPGWVIPWILRLPTPVFARVAAPMLTVDALARTSMVADLESGRKTEIDHFQGKILELGRAHDVQVPVNARVLELVKQAETRGARAHSVAEVLA; translated from the coding sequence ATGGGGTGTGCGATGGATGAGCCGGTGATCGTTGTGGCGGGGGCCGGGGCCGTGGGCTGTTTTGTTGGCGGATTGCTTGCAGCGGCGGGGCGGGATGTGCGTCTGCTGGCACGGGCGCGGATGGTTGAGGAGATCGGGGCGCACGGGCTGCGGCTGACGGATTTTGCCGGGATGGAGGCCGTGGCCGCGCCCGAAGCGAGCGCGCAGCCGGAAATCCTTGCGAATGCCGATATCGTGCTTGTCTGCGTAAAGGGGGGTGCGACGCAGGAGATGGGGCGGCTGGTGGCGCGTCATGCGCCCGAGCGGTCGGTGATTGTGAGCCTGCAAAACGGCGTCGGGAATGCAGACGTCTTGCGCCAGACCCTGCCGGGGCGCGATGTACGTGCCGGGGTGGTCGGTTTCAACGTGGTGGCGCAGGGAGAGGGAAGATTTCACCGCTCAACCAGCGGCGAGATAATGATCGAGGCCGGGCCGGGTGATCTGGCCGGGCTGCTGGAGGTACCGGGGCTGGAGGTGGATGAGCATTCCGGAATCGAGGCGCTGCAATGGGGCAAGTTGGTGCTGAACCTGACAAACGCGGTGAACGCGCTGGCGGGGCTGAGTCTGCGCGACATGCTGCTTGATCGCGGATGGCGTCGGGTGATGGCGGCGCAGATGCGCGAAGCGCTGGCGGTGCTGAAGACCGCCGGGATCGAGGTGCGTGTGCCTGCGGCGGCGCCTGGCTGGGTTATTCCGTGGATATTGCGCCTTCCGACACCAGTATTTGCAAGGGTGGCGGCGCCGATGCTGACGGTGGACGCATTGGCGCGCACGTCGATGGTTGCGGATCTCGAATCCGGGCGCAAAACCGAGATCGACCATTTCCAGGGCAAGATCCTGGAGTTGGGGCGTGCGCATGATGTGCAGGTGCCGGTGAATGCGCGGGTGCTGGAATTGGTCAAGCAGGCCGAGACGCGGGGCGCGCGGGCGCATTCGGTGGCCGAGGTGTTGGCCTAG